AATATGTAAAGATAAAGTCATATTAAGATGTTAATtccattataaattatttaagtatttttaaactacaattaaaataaataaataaatataatggtTAATATCTGccattacattaaaaaattttgaattataaaagttCCTGTAGtcatatttcaaatcaaataactaAGTTAATACTGAAAATGTAGAATAGAAGGCAGAATAGTAAAGAAagacattaaaatttaatcatagttataagtaacatttctcctaatcatataaaatttgattatctaatgtatttattaaatgttacaaatataaaactCATATGGGTTCGGATAATCTTTTGATTACCCTgctattttctttaaaattaaaataatcttaccttaatttttttgaaaaaatagctcttgtattaaattaaaataattaataatcttaaattttattatggttattttatatgtactcaaataattattaagacaaaaAATTACCCATTATAAATTACTCTTTCATTACCCATATCACCACCAGCCACATCACCATTTGCCAAACAACCACCTCAATATCACCACTGGAACAATTGCACCACTCACACTACCACTGGTTGACACCATCACCACCAACAAACATGTCAGTCTCCAAAAATCTGTCTTATAAGATTGgtcatatatgataattttgtgaTGCTTCATCAAGCAATTATGTCAAATGAGTTGAGAAAAAGATTGTTTTGCTACCACTCTCATCAGATGGATCTCGCAGCAATCATCCTAGACCTATAACAAAAAGCCTAGTTGTCACATATTCATTTGTTACATTTTTCTCACGtccctaaaaatttgatttacttTAACAGATTTAtcaacatttaaataaaataataacccaatattttatttttaattactgaTAGCATAATAATCTTTCAAACAATCCATGTGTTATAATATCAATCAAGTCAAAGCACGCATAGAATCATATCACTCTATATGTGGAAGGCCAATTTTTGAAAGCTCGATTTCTTTAATTAGGGTGGCGAGGAATTAGTGTGGCCTACGAATATTCATGTCATCATTTAAAGGCGGTGTAGAACCAAATACACAACACACTTAGAATGTACATAAGAAAAAGGGGGGTCACCAGGAGAAGTTCCACCATACGAAGGTGCCAACCCTTTACTTCAGAGACTGAAATCAGCCCAATGCACatgcattgtttttttttttttttaaaaattattattttaaactatatttttatcatatatatgtaATCAGATtgtaagttttctttttttggttttataatggtACAACTGCAAAACAAAAAGCATAATGTGATCGGCACATCCTACATTAATCAGCATATGCATTTGTCGAAAAACAGTAGAAAAAAGGGGGAAAATTAAAACAGACCCATGACCTGAAATCAGCTCTGTTCAGTTAAGAagagtttataaaaaatataaggataGGAGAGTCTCCTCCGTTTACTTGCCAGGAAGAGCTCCATGAAGTCAAAAGTATATACCATCTACCTGGCTAACTCATACAACAAAGCCATCAGCCTTCTCTGCAACTTCATGTTCAAAATCAAAAGGCAGATCGAATCACGGTAATATGCTTCAGAGGATTTGATACATCCGTGCCACCAGCATGCCGAACAAACTCAGCAGGCGAGAAGGAAGTTCCGTGGCAGACACAAATGATGCTAACCTCCGTTTTTGTATATCTGTACAGAAACCCATTAATGGTTTTTCCATTGGGACCATTCCCAGTTGTCGAAACACATGGCATTTGGGGAAGGGAAAGAGTATTTTGATTCTGAATTTGAGGCTTTGGAGGCTTCTCTATGTCCCTCTTGGATTCCTGCAATACACAAGGGGCCGGTCGATTTTCAGTAGAAGACACACCTTCCACAGGTTTATTCGTTGAGCTCAACTGGACAATCTTGGATGCAATACAGTTTGGCGTGCAGTTTGCAGCAGGGCTGCATTGAGCATTATTTGATGTATGCTTTGGCTTGGTACAGTTTGTCATTTCATCATCAACTTGAGCAGCTTCCCTCAAATGCGATGATGCACTGTGTTCAGACTGGCCTTTTGTATCATTTACTTTTGAGCCATGCAATTCATAATGTTGTTCTGGCAGGGAGTAAATTGAATGACTTCTGGTTTCGCTACTGCCACCACCTGAAAAATACAATGAAACATTACATGTTTAGTCACAGTTTGAAGGATAAGTCCTTTGAATTACTATCTACGTCAGAATCACCACGAATGTATAAATCATCGAGATCAAAAGATGCAATGTACATCCAAGAAGTATCTATGAATACAACACCACTGGTCAAGTCTTTCCGGCAATATAATTATGTACTAAGATATTGATTCGGAATTtagctttcaaaattttatgaaGTACTCCATCACATGACTCAATCAAGTAAAGAGATGATGTGGACTGAACTAatagaagaagatgatgatgaagataaagagcAAACGGAGAAAGAAAATCTAGAATCAAGGAGAAAGAGAGGAAATAGAATAGATGGGGAGAGAAACAGAGAAGCACAATTGAttgtatttttttcctttccaaatcTGCACAACCAACACGCATTTTATAACAAGACTCTTTCACTCTCCTAATTACAATTTTGATATCTAAAAGACACATTTCTCCGCTATTTTCTGTCTGCCCCTTTATTTACTTGAAAACATTTCCAAACCGTATCAAGATATctcaaataagaaaacaatattttctgtATTCCTCAAAAAAAGGCTATTATCTCAATGCTATTCTTCCATAGATTTATCAAAGTATTTGTTTCCCCTATCAAGGCCACTCTCCAGGTCATTGCCCACATCTTTTTATCTGAAATCTTACAGCAGGATGTTTCATACTATAAATTTGACATCAATACAAAAACAAGAGAAATGGAGTCAAGCAATCCCATGAGTAGAATGAACAATGACTTAGGATTATTTACTGCCTAGTGGGACAGCCAGATATTGGAAACTAATAACGCACAGACAAGGTCATATTTCTCAGCGTTTTTTTTGTTCTACATCTCCATATATGATCTCTGTCTTCCTATTCGATCCTTTTTTCACAAGTTGCAAAATAAATATCATCAAAACTCAATGGCTTCATACAATTGTGcttcaattatgaaaacaaaTGATGGCTGCTCCGATATATGCTTGAGAATGATATCAACAATGAACCCAATTCACAAAACATCAACATCaatcacaaaattattatataatgcaTAAATATCCGTAAGATatagaaagaaaattgaagaaaaaaacttgCTGCAGGTATGAGAATAAAAGTACCTTCATAAGAAGCGTCCCGGTAATCCGAAACTACAGAGGAACTGCCCATGGGCGAGCGATGGGACCCTGCTTTCCTGTTATCCTGGTTCGAAGCACACCCATCACCTACATTGAAAGCCAGTAGATGACCACCAACGGGTTGAAACAGCCTAAAACTCTGACTCACCAAGGACTGCACCACATTTGCATCCTGCTCATTCCCCGTACAAACTCCGCCATATCCCCAAAACGGTACTACATTCACACAAGGATATGGTACTCCGTGCGGGAACTGGACGAACTGTATAGGTGGGTAAGGGAACATAACCGGATAGACTGTAGACGAGGAGAATGCTGATGGATTAGAACTTAAGCTGAGATTTTGATTCATGTTATTGACGTTTTGCTCTCCGGTAAAATTCAGATtcacatttttcattttcatctccGCATTGTTGTCTCGGGATCCGTTATCCTCTACTCTACTTTTCTTGCATTCTCTTTCGTTTGCACCGAACTCCCGTTCTGCAGTCTCCAGTTTTGGTGATTTTAACCACATCTTGGTATCGTGAATAACTCCAAGACCACTGTCGATGCACTCTTCACCTTTTGTTATTCTTTTCTGTTGATGTTTCTCTTGTCGTTTCTTCTTAGCTTCCTGTCTCCTTAATACCTCAATCTCGCGTTTTGCCAGGGAATGAACACCCACTCTGGCAAGCCGGAGATCAGTCGAAAATGATGGATGATTATCTCTCAGATCTATATCGAAACAACTAGTTCTTGGATCTCTCATCCTTTCAATCTGAACCTGTTCGCTTTTGATGGGGTTCACTTTCTCTGATCTTTTAAAACCTCCACCAATTGACAATCCTAACTCCAGctccatttcttcttctttcttcagcGCTATCATTGTAAATCAATTGTCTATTTAACGACTcacaaacttcaagttacaattGCATATTCAAAACAAACACATAAACCAACGAAATCACTTAAATTGTTTTCTAGGGGGTTCCTCTCTGTGTCCGTTTGTCAGATTTTAtgagaggagaaaaagaaaccaAGGGAAAGGAAGCCAAAGAGATACAGAAACCTCCACTTGGCAAGACAGGAGAAGTGAACAAGGCGGTAATTGACACGTAATAGCTTCCGTTGGCTGATGATTTTACATTAATCGCTAAAATCTAGCAGGAATGCGCTTTTGACGTTTATCAAACATGCGCCTGCATAATCGTGAATCTGCCACATGGCATACTGCATGAAGAGATAAGAAAACGACACGTGTTGTCTGATGATGTCCTTATTAACAGCACTGTGACTAACATCAAACAAGAATACGGACACGTGGTGAGAGATATTGGTGTCCCCTCGAATCTCCTCCGTCGTTTTCATTTACGAATGCCCAGGTAAATTAGGCTACGTAGTGGTTTTTGGTTTCGACACTTGTATAAGACAGACAAATGTAGGTCCGAGTACCCATGCATCGGACTGTCTGAATCGAACACGTGGCTGGAGTGAAAGGCGTCACAGCTCAGCACATCAAGTTGCTTTGCAGCTTTTAGAAGTTGATTTAGACGTGCACAGTTACCCTACGGTGATTGGTGAGTACGTTGTATACGTGGAACGCGTGGAGATGAAGAGTTTAGCCTACACTGAATAACACGTGGAGGTGAAGTATCGGTGGGTGGGATGAGGGGTGGAGCCGGCAggttttgaaagtttgaagaCGTGAAGTGACGCATGGAAGAAACGTTTCAGTAAGTGATAAGTGGTGACAGAAAATCACGAGGCGTGTTGTTGTGGTGTGATCAGGAAAACTGACCCTGTTTCATCAATGATTAATTTTCTGATGTGAGGTTTTGACACTTGCCtgtgagatttaaaaaaacaatgggtaattaattcaaataatatttttttagtggGCTTtcacaaaataatctttaactaATAGTTACCAATAAATTTGGGGCCAACGAAATCAcactttcataaaaaaaaattgtccttttaattaattaaaattttataaatataatataagtttgaacctaaatttttattttaaaaattttaatattccttAAATTTGTTAACTTGTAGGGTCTTtattttaactcaatttgattcatttaaaaattgtatatacttaaatatatcaAGTAGTCATCACatgctaattttttattgtcaatcTTTAGCATCCCATCAACTTttcaagagaagaaaaaagccttttattattttgggagTAGAAATTTAGGCTATTTGAATCGAAATTGAAAACATGATAGgtatgaaattgattttttttggttttagggtttatttataattgtcttTTATAAAGTTATGTGAATGTAATTGCtagtaataatgaaattaggtataaaatttattttacaaaattttcaccATGTGTGATTTGTATTCAATATACGAGTTTTTATAGGCATGTGTAAAGTGTATGGTAATGGGTAACTCAATTATTTTATGCAATGGAGGGTaactgaaattttatattttatttaagtcaTACACGATGggatattatcaaaattttgcaaTGTGTGATTCACATATGTTGGATTTTCAAAAGTGGGgggctaattaattaaaaaattttcatgcaTGATTGAAGGAAGGGCTTGTCATGGATGTTTGAAGGGCATGTGAGTGATTGAAATTTCGTCACAGTATAAGGTAATTGAAAGTTGCTTATACTACATAATGTTGTGATTTTTATACAATAATTGATGGTAAGAAATCGTAGCTACAAAACCAAAGAACAATAGACCAtcatcatacatatatataatttaaagttaattattgGTGGATAAGATATATGAATGTGATGAACTTTCTTCattgatttcatattttaagttGGAACTTGGGtgtgaaagtgaaaatgagatttttaatttcttaaaaatagtagagttcttttttaatttaaaaaaatagggtTTCGTTAAGAGtaacaaaaaaatcacaatttgtCTGTAAGGTAGGACAGGTGGATGGACAATTTGTCTTTGTGCTTTTCTTTGCTTGTTGCTTTCTTTGGATTGTTAAGTTTTGATTGTTCCTTTTCtgaattgttttttataaactcacgttttattattttgtcagGAATACTTATTtgcttaattaaaaataaataaataaataaataaaatacagtGATGGAACACACCCCACCCTCTTCAAAagggttattttaatttattttcctttatggtgtgataaatttgtttaaatagaTTTTATCATGCaagtgataatttattaatttatttatgattttggtGATTATTAccgaaaagaaaaaaactagcACACAGCGACACACATGATAAAATATCTTCAATAGTGTCAAAAATGGTCTTCACGGCATAAACCCTGAGAAACTGACAAAATATTCGATTACCTTCATGCCACGAAgcttatttaaaattcaaaaaagctGGGCTTAAA
This sequence is a window from Mangifera indica cultivar Alphonso chromosome 5, CATAS_Mindica_2.1, whole genome shotgun sequence. Protein-coding genes within it:
- the LOC123216663 gene encoding uncharacterized protein LOC123216663, encoding MIALKKEEEMELELGLSIGGGFKRSEKVNPIKSEQVQIERMRDPRTSCFDIDLRDNHPSFSTDLRLARVGVHSLAKREIEVLRRQEAKKKRQEKHQQKRITKGEECIDSGLGVIHDTKMWLKSPKLETAEREFGANERECKKSRVEDNGSRDNNAEMKMKNVNLNFTGEQNVNNMNQNLSLSSNPSAFSSSTVYPVMFPYPPIQFVQFPHGVPYPCVNVVPFWGYGGVCTGNEQDANVVQSLVSQSFRLFQPVGGHLLAFNVGDGCASNQDNRKAGSHRSPMGSSSVVSDYRDASYEGGGSSETRSHSIYSLPEQHYELHGSKVNDTKGQSEHSASSHLREAAQVDDEMTNCTKPKHTSNNAQCSPAANCTPNCIASKIVQLSSTNKPVEGVSSTENRPAPCVLQESKRDIEKPPKPQIQNQNTLSLPQMPCVSTTGNGPNGKTINGFLYRYTKTEVSIICVCHGTSFSPAEFVRHAGGTDVSNPLKHITVIRSAF